GAATCATTGTTTTATCAACATATGTTAATTCATTTTTCCCTGCTGCGGCTTATGCCATGTGGATTGCAGGGATTTTAATGCAGTTTGCTATTGTAATTCTGTTTACCTGGAAATTTATCTTTAATTTTAATATAAACAAAGTATTTCCATGTTATTTTGTTGTTTATGTTGGAATTGCAGTTGGGAGTATAGTGGCGCCGATATTTAACGCTGAGGACGTTGGAATGGTGTTGTTCTGGTTTGGCTTTATATCTTATTTGATTTTATTGCCGGTAATGCTTTACCGGGTGTTTGTAGTCAAATCTTTTCCAGAACCAGCCATTCCTACATTGACTATTTTTGCAGCGCCTTCAAGCATCTGTTTAGCGGGATATCTAAGCTCTTTTAATGTTATAAACATGAATCTTTTCTGGGTACTGGTTATTTCAGCAGTAATCATGTTTTTTGCAGTGCTTTTGTACATGCCTAAAATGCTTAAATTAAAGTTTTATCCGAGTTATTCTGCATTTGCATTTCCATTGGTAATCAGCGCCATTGCAATGCAGTATGCAAATAGTTTTCTGGCAAATATGAACATTGAAATACCTTTGCTTCAGTATGTTGGGTACTTTGAGGAACTGCTGGCGGTTTTATTCGTTGTTTATGTGCTGGTTCATTATGCCAATTTTTTATTTGGAGATTATAAGAAAACAAGTTAAATTCAATGTTTTTAGATGAAAATTAAAAACTTATAAAGTTTAAACAGTTTCATCATTTTTATATTCTAAAATATCTCCAGGTTGACATTCTAAAGCCTCACAAATCTTTTCTAAAGTTGAAAATCGAATTGCCTTTGCTTTTCCATTTTTTAATATAGAAATATTGGCCATGGTTATTCCAACCCTTTCAGAAAGTTCAGTAACGCTCATTTTCCTTTTTGCTAACATCACGTCAATATTAATTATAATTCCCACATTATCTACCTCAGACCGTTAAATCGTTTTCTGATTTTATATCAATAGCATCTTTTAGAAGCCTTTCAAGAATAGCTGCAAAAGTTGCTATTACAACTGGAGCAAAGGTAATGGCTAATCCAATTAGTATAAAACCTGGAGCATCGGTTTCCTTTGCAACTAAATATACGACGGGCATACATATAACATACAAAATACTGATTATAACTGCACTATATTTTATGTTCTTTAAAGCATTTACTGATAAATTAGAGAAAGCTTTATTATTATCAATGAAGTTTAAAAGTTTTAAAGTCTGATACAGAGCAAAGAAAAATGGTACTGCAGGTATAATTAAACCCAGTAAGATAGCATAATGTAAGTATATTAATTCTCCTTCTAACACTCTATTTGCAAACCAGTACATACCTAATATGCATAAAACAAGTACTGCAAGCCCCATAATAGAAATAAGCCCTCTTAAAAAAATTGTTGATCCTCTCTCCATAATAGAAACACCTCACTTAATTATTATATA
This genomic window from Methanobacterium veterum contains:
- a CDS encoding helix-turn-helix domain-containing protein, with protein sequence MGIIINIDVMLAKRKMSVTELSERVGITMANISILKNGKAKAIRFSTLEKICEALECQPGDILEYKNDETV
- a CDS encoding TDT family transporter yields the protein MKDLLNKISVPISGLMLGLAEAGNLVSSQEVALKTIFGAISALILALILIKIASNPRAFKGDLDNPAVAGVASTFPMGIIVLSTYVNSFFPAAAYAMWIAGILMQFAIVILFTWKFIFNFNINKVFPCYFVVYVGIAVGSIVAPIFNAEDVGMVLFWFGFISYLILLPVMLYRVFVVKSFPEPAIPTLTIFAAPSSICLAGYLSSFNVINMNLFWVLVISAVIMFFAVLLYMPKMLKLKFYPSYSAFAFPLVISAIAMQYANSFLANMNIEIPLLQYVGYFEELLAVLFVVYVLVHYANFLFGDYKKTS
- a CDS encoding DUF2975 domain-containing protein, producing the protein MERGSTIFLRGLISIMGLAVLVLCILGMYWFANRVLEGELIYLHYAILLGLIIPAVPFFFALYQTLKLLNFIDNNKAFSNLSVNALKNIKYSAVIISILYVICMPVVYLVAKETDAPGFILIGLAITFAPVVIATFAAILERLLKDAIDIKSENDLTV